The genomic stretch TATTttaaaagaaaggaaaaaaaaacaATGATATGAAAGAAAAAACAACTTGAAAACAAATAGAAAAACAATGAATAGAGAAGAGCAAGATAGAGAACAAAATAGAAAAGCAGAAAACAAGAAGAATAGAAGAAGAATAGAGAGAAGCTTGAAGCAGTTGAGGCGGAGGAAGAGTTAGAGCAAGAGTAGCAGCGAGCGAAAAACGCGAGAAGCAGCGAGCAGTAGAAACACGATGGAGAAAGGTGAAAATGCGAAGGAGAGAGGAGAAAACACGAACGACTATAATAAATTTTCTAATTTTAAAATCTTTTAAGGGTAAAAAGGTCTTTCCTCACTCCAAAAAAGCCCTAAAAGAAGAATACTTCTCCGGGCCGAGAAGCGCTCCGCTCCCGCGACCCGCTATCCCAGCTTTCCCGGTCGCTATCCAAAATTGGGATGCGCGCTGCTCCTCCGTAGCGGAGGGTTGCCGCACCGGAAGAGAATCCCGGGATAGCGCCTGGAGTGGCCGCTATTAATAACTGTGGGCACTGAAGCTGTGCTATGAATCTAGATAATTTCTCTTTGTATGCTTCTATTAGTCAGTTTTTATCAAAGTTATTGATGCCTTACCCCTTATTTGCATGTCTTTGGCAGCGAATACAGTGGTTAAAGCCTATTTTGCGGCGTTTGCAGGTTGGCTTTCAAACCTTACATTTAATACATTTTGTCTTTGATATGTTAATATATATGTGTTAAAGTTCAGTTCTTATGTATTTATATAAGATTCATCTGTTCTATTACCCAATTGAGCCGGCCTTCTACACTTTTATTTTAGATATTTTTAGTTTTCTTCTTTAGCTTCTATCTCTATGTTCTGCATGAATAGACATGACATGATGTCCAATTTTGTTACTGGATTATAGGTGCATTCGATATCCTCAAATGTTTACTGGTTTGCATAGACATTATCTTAGTCATTTAGGGCCTGTTTGAAACTGTTTTAAAAAACagttttataatttttaaaaattgaaaaacaaaaaacTTGTTTGATACATTTGTTTCTCAAAACTATTTCTAAAAACACTTTTAAAATTCAGTGTTTTAAAATCTAAAAAACTGAAACTATCAAAATATGTTTTACTTTTCaattttcagttttacttttcaATTTTCAATTGAGGTAAGttgaaaaaaaaaacattgtTTCATTAATCACGATATAGTAATTACTTGcaatattttttaattataatagTTCACTCTCAATCTATTGTTAATCTTCATTTATTgttaatgaaaattaaaattcTCACTCTCAATTATTCTCTCTAATTAATCCTCTTAATTGTATACTTTTATACATTAAGTGAATTGTATATATATATTCAAACCAACACTCAAATATAATTTTTATACATCAAGTGAATTGTATATTTTATCATTAAgtattaaaaatattttaatgaaCTTAAATGTATATTAGCTGaatttttatattttcaaaaaatatatcacaattatttttatttagtaAAACAGATTTTTAAAATATAGATTATCAAATAAGCTATATTGTTCTATTTCAAAAAAAATAGTTTTTACAAATTATActatcaaacatattttttcactttttaatttttagaacagttttcaaaaattgaattaccaaatgaattcttttttttttcttctcaaAAACAAATTTGCAAAATAGATTTATAAAACagattttaaaaattaaaattgagAAGAGATTCAAACAGGCCCTTAGTTTTTTTTTGTCACACATTTTAAAAATTTTATTGGCAATAATTTTTGCTTAATTCAATTTCTTATTCATAATCTAGTTTTCTTCATTGCGAGATCAGCTATTCTTTTCAAAGTTTTCTATTTGAATTTTCTCTTGAGCAGTTTGCTGCTAGCCACAGTAGTTAGAGTTATTTGATTTTTATCTTTTGTTGGGTTGGCTATAGTTAATTGTTTTTCTTAAGTTGTATGATTTGCAAGCTCATTATGAAGAGATTTGACAAGATGTACTGCACTATCCATGCAGCCAGCTCCAGCAGTTAATGACACCAACCCATATAATGTCTTTCGTCCAAGGGAGAAGGCCCACAGGCTTCACACAAGAAGGGTAAGTGGAACAGTTCTCTTGTTGTAGTTGTACTTTGGTTTTGGGAAAATGCGTTTTCCATCAAGTCATTGTTGATTTATGAAAATGTAAGTAGTACTTTAGGTTGAGTAAGCCAATTTTTTTTTCTGTTCAGATGCAAAGAAGAGAGAACAATGTGCAGTCGTTTGAAAAGCTTCGCCAGGTTAGTTCATGTTAATTAATTCTGATACTATGACTTCTGTTGAGCTTGTTAAAATTGGGCTTGATGCTCCGCTTCTCGTTTGAGGACCTGGTGTTCAGTGTGAGCGTGGGGTAACGGGTTTATGACCTTGTGGTTTATCCTTGCATTGAATTGTTATCTATAACAATATAGACAAAACTTGGTTTTGGTGTAGTCTATTTTTTTAAACCAATTTTACCCTTAGATAACTTCCATAATGACTTCTATTGAAACCACTATTATTATCtttcacataacttcctactattaactTCCTACATAACTTCtatttaaaattaatattaaataaaaaaataccGTACATATTTTCACGTTGTTCATTAAAAAAGCGGACAGACGGGTCCGTCTGGACGCTAGTTTATCTTAAAGTGAATGTACAAATTTTGATAGTATTGATAGAGATCTATTTCTTTGTTCATCATTACAGGGAATAACAAGTTTCTTGAAATATATTTTGATCCATACTTTGTATGTTTCTAACCAAGTTTCTACATACCAAAATATGTGTTTTTACATGCTATAACTGTATTGTATATATGTATTGAGTGCATATAATATTTCCTCGCACAAAAATTTAGTAAAAAGACATCATTATTGTCACAATCTTTGGTTTTATGGTATCTTCTGTCTTTCACTATTAACAGCACCactttttttattaaaaaataatgTAAAAATCATTTGCTTGGAAACAAGTAGCAGTTTTTGGGTTGTAACTTGTAAGTATGACTATGTCATCCTAGCACAAACAAACTAACAAGTTTGTGGAGCTGAAGGCTGTTCATAATTTGACCAATGACTCCATGAGAATAATGAACAGTGCCCATGATGTAAATCCGTTAATTTAAGACATGGCTTGTATGCTGGAAATTGTTTGAAAGACGACCGAAAATGGTAAACGAAAGCACTCACCTTAATGGAGTGTAATATATAATAAATTTTCTTTTGCTGACATGCTTTATATCTTTCCATTTGACTGATAATAAGACTGCTTGCGAGTAGTTAAATCAAATCACTTAGTAATGAATGTAATACATACATATCTTGGTGTTTAGGTCATGATTTTTGAGTTCAACGTTGCTGCTATTCTGCCTGTAGTTGTCATGTTAACCCAAAATGATTTGATTTGCATCCATTTCCAGCTTCTTCTGTGTTATTGTAACTGTTATACTGTAGAAGCTAACAATTAAACTATATGATTTTTTAGGCTGTGTAGTCAGAAATTCATCAGAGAGTTGCTATCTATATGATATGAAGAATGTAAATCACGAATTGCTACAAATTCACCCAGACAGTGTTCTATATTTTAAAAATAAGTCAAAGTCTATAtttaaacaatcaaattcaactgTTGAGTTCAATTTGTCACTTTATCGTACATCTAGCTGTTGTAGTATCTGGCTTTTGTTGAGTTCAATTTGTCTCCTGTTTAAAGAAATGTATGGTTGAAAAAAAACCATTCAAATTGGAATGTTTCTGTTGAAATGTATATTACCCGAGAATTCATTTTAAGCTCTCTGCATAAACAGGTTAGGCGCAACCTTGACCAAGCCAAGAGCTTGTTGGAAGCTTTGATAAAGGTGTGACTTTCAAGCTGTCTAGGGTGTTTTACCCAATTTTTACCCTTTTGTATTCTTACTTATTGTGTTGATATACAAACATAACCAGAGGGAAGAGAGAAAAAGAGACGTAATAGAGAGTGAAGTTACACTACAGAGGATGCAAATGAAGTACAAGGTATGAGTATCATTTCATATGTTTATTGTGTTTGAACCTGTTGATACTTAGAGCCGATTATGAGCGTTAATTCCTGTGGAGTCTTGACCCATGCTTCTGCCATTCACAATGGTTTTAGTATACAAAATCTATTCAAAGATATTTGAGACCTCTTGAACATAATGAAGACAATGGTAGATTGCTCTTTGTTGAATTTTCTCTTGTTTTGGATTCTGCTAAACAGTTGTGTAATGAGAAATCTCTATTCTCAAGTTTTTAATGGTTCAGTATATCCTTCCAATGAACACATATCTTGTGGACTTTGGAATTTATTATGTTTTTCCAGAAAGTGAATTATAAACTATATGAAACTTGCGAACTGATGTAGAATTATATATTTCAGCATGAAACAGAATTTTTGGAAGACAACTTGGCACTGTCTGGATTTACTCCCTTCTCTTCCAAGATTGTTTCAAGCGAAGAGGAATTTTTTGATTCAGACGATGTCATGACTAGCCTTCTTCCTCGTTCACGGTCTACTGCTGTACAGAATTTACATCCCTATGACACCAACCTGCCCATGGTTCCTTCAGTCAGTGCAAAGCAAGAGTTAAAGAGGATACATGTTCCACATGGATGGCCTCATAAACTGGTAAAATATATTTACACAGATTCTGCTCATTTTTAGCAAGGTCCTCAAAATTTTAAAGTTTTCGTTTTACTTTCATATCCAGTGTGAATGTTGATGAGTTTTGTGGTATGGGCCTATGCAGGATCCACATGAACCAGTTTTATTGTTCACAAAGCCGTTACTTCCTGGTAAGTTAGCAGTGGCAGGTATTTTGCCGCCTGATTCTGTCACAAAAAATGCGGTGTCAGCACAACAACCATATACATTTCGTGGAAGAATTGGCAGAGGTGGCCGCATAATATTTGACAGATCGAATTTGCTTATGCAAACTCCAATTGATTGTGGTAATTCTTATTATATGCCACCAAAACCAAGACCTTCAACATGTAACTAACTTGTTCATATAATCTGGTGCTAAATTGGTACCCTCCCCTGTTGGTTAGGATTTAGTTTATAATCATTAGGATGGTACAAGATTGTTTTGGGGAACTTGTAAACATGATTTAGGTCTGCAAGGTTTTTTCTTGTTATACAAGGCCTTCAAGTGTTTCAATGGGATTTTGTATTATGTTTAAGGGAGTATATATATTTTGCCTTTCCCATGGAATGTGAGCTTTCACGCTCCattaaaaaaaaatcccaaatATAAAAAACTAACCCACTTTCAAAATTGATTCCCATTATTATATACTTATACCATCTGTGTTTTTTTATAACACCATTTCTGTTTTTGCTGCTATTATTCTTCAGGAAAAAATTTagtttatttttttttaaagttttgtCTACATGATTCACCAACTTTCACGTCTTTAGACTTTTGTCTACATGATTCACTGATTGATTTTCTTTTATGTTCAGTCTAGATTTTTATCTACGTATGTTTATAGTGAGAATGTATTTTTTATACAAGGAACTAGATCAAAATAGATGTAGCAACTAAATTTTAAAATGACTTTTGTAGGATTATATTAACTTTTATGATTTTTTTCAAAAGCTTGTTTATAATCAAAAATTTTTAGTTTGAATTTTAAATGATTTATAATACAAATTTTTAAGATTTCAAagtttttttaataaatttttgttttaaaaaacaGTAAATAAAATAGATGATAAATAAATATATTTGTCTAATCGTTTAATAAGAATCATTTTGTCTAAaaattaataaagaaaatgattTTAATAAAATAGTTATACTTTATATtcttttaattaacaattttttttatatatttaatgatatactagttttttatttatttacaaaCTAACATAGTTTTTAAACGTTTGCATTTGAATAACATATTATAAATAAGAGTTTTTGAGATCGATAACTAGATCGGAGTAAATTTAAGATTATCGTCTTTTTAGACTGCTTGGAGGAATGGTGAATTAAAGTAAATTTAAGAACATCGTTGACTCTCGGATTAAGATTTTTTTACCCAAATAATCCAAAATTTCAAATGATATTTTAAAATAATTCACCTTTTAGATTATTTTTCAAAGTATCATACTTTGAAGAGGTggcgccagatgaattgacgtCTGCTTTTAAACTTAGAGAGGtgacgtcaattggattgactagTGTACCTAGTGCTGCCAGTCCAATTGGCGCACAGGCGCCAATTGGACTGTGGCGCACAGGCGCCAATTGGACTGGCAGCACTAGGTACACTACTCAATCCAATTGACGTCTGTGTGTAAAGTTATAAAGGAGGTGCCAATTGGTCTGACACATATGTGTGTTTCGTAATTctttttgaaaaacaatgtaTATTTTAGATAAAGATCAAAAtcggaccaattgatattaatattaatatgcgtATGTTAATCAAAAAGACAAATGTCGTTGACCAGGGTGACCTAACCGAGCTTCGGTCCCACATCCCATAGCTACCCGAACTCGTGGCCCTAatccacgttgatgattcaccccaggtgtttgagtatctgagggttcaggaacatcaccaccacctGCAGGAGATTGCCTAAGATATTCAGACAAATCGGCGTAGTCTTATGTATGCAATGAAGCGCTACTGCCATAGTTGAGTTcgtgacccatgccagagtatttgagttgtgtttgagttattggagggcGACCAAGACGATTGAAGGGtgacattggtgtgaatgatgcgtcgaagaaaggttgaaatgattgttgtggtgtttggtagtcatatggttgttgcatgtttttgttttgtgatatttgagcttcttggctatagtaggaggaaggacggttggt from Lathyrus oleraceus cultivar Zhongwan6 chromosome 7, CAAS_Psat_ZW6_1.0, whole genome shotgun sequence encodes the following:
- the LOC127100944 gene encoding uncharacterized protein LOC127100944 yields the protein MSRLSFRPRPLDIHKKLPILKSFKDFEDDETPASTRNSQLLRIVPEVEHEAHVQHAPSKKLASEIPTPQFVYVDTYERDYSCTFVQPTSYLRARGARAEIGEFVEYDLDNEDEDWLSEFNEERDILTPEMFESLLFKLEVLDHKARERAGLLTATLGSPIPVLLRFETAMETLQSLNVKYTILESVYDYWKEKRIQWLKPILRRLQPAPAVNDTNPYNVFRPREKAHRLHTRRMQRRENNVQSFEKLRQVRRNLDQAKSLLEALIKREERKRDVIESEVTLQRMQMKYKHETEFLEDNLALSGFTPFSSKIVSSEEEFFDSDDVMTSLLPRSRSTAVQNLHPYDTNLPMVPSVSAKQELKRIHVPHGWPHKLDPHEPVLLFTKPLLPGKLAVAGILPPDSVTKNAVSAQQPYTFRGRIGRGGRIIFDRSNLLMQTPIDCGNSYYMPPKPRPSTCN